CATTACTATCGCTTAAAGTGGGAGTCACCTCCGGAGTTGACATTGCCATGGGAAAACTTTTGCTAAAAATCTAGGACAAACGAAAATTTTTGAAAAACTTTGGCAAACCAGGTTATTCCCAGCAACGCTTAGTTAAGGTCCAGCACTTTGGCCAGGTTCTAGGCCCGATCGCCACCGAAAACCAGTTTAAAGCCCATTGGGATCCCCCCTGGGCCATGAGCCCAGAAAAATTGGCCAATTCTTCTTCCGGGTTGGCCCACTACCGATAAGATGGGAGGGTTGTTCATTCCCCAAACAATCCGCCAAATCCTGTGGAAATCTTTGTTTATCACACGCCGGAATTAACACCAGATCAATCCTTGCCTGACTGTGCCGTGGTTATTGATGTCCTACGGGCTACGACCACGATCGCCACTGCCTTAAAAGTTGGCGCAGAAGCGGTTCAGGTTTTTAGCTCCCTTGATGATTTGATGGCCACCAGTGAATCCTGGCCGGGGGAAAAACGTCTCCGGGCGGGGGAAAGGGGCGGGGCCGCCGTGGCGGGCTACGATTTGGGTAATTCTCCCTTAGATTGTACGTCGGAGTTGATGGCGGGGAAAAGATTGTTTCTTTCCACCACCAATGGCACTAGGGCTTTGCAGAGGGTGAAGGATTGTCCTCAGTTGGTCACAGCTTCTTTGGTTAACCGGGGAGCGGCGGTGGATTACCTAGCCCAAACCCAGCCCAAAACAGTGTGGCTATTGGGTTCCGGTTGGGAAGGGGGTTATTCCCTAGAAGATACGGTCTGTGCTGGGGCGATCGCCAGCTTGCTCCGGGAAAAAGGCATTGATTTCACCGTGGGCAATGATGAAGTGGTGGCGGCCCAAAGTTTGTACCGCCAATGGCGGAGTGATTTACTGAATTTGTTTAAACAAGCCAGCCATGGCCAACGGCTACTCAAGCTTGACCGCCTAGAGGATTTGCGCTACTGCGCCACAGAGGATTTAATTGATATTCTGCCCAAACAAGTGTCGCCAGGGGTGTTGACCGCTGCTTAAATTCGAGAATTGTCTTTATATTTAAGTTTTGAGTTCTCTTCTCCTAATCATTTTCCTAGCTATCATTGCTAAAACACTATGGACACCTTTGACGCTATTTACCAACGGCGATCGGTTAAGCATTTTGACCCTGACCATCGTTTAACGGCCGAAGAAGAAAGAAAGTTGCTCGAAGCGGCCATCCAAGCTCCCACTAGTTTTAACATCCAACATTGGCGATTCTTGATCATTCGGGATCCCCAACTGCGGCAAACCATCCGGGAAAAATATGGCAATCAGGCCCAAATGACCGACGCTTCCCTGTTAATTTTGGTAGCGGCGGATGTTAACGCTTGGGATAAAGACCCCGCCCGTTACTGGCGCAATGCCCCCCGGGAAGTGGCCAATTATCTTGTTGGGGCGATCGCCTCTTTCTATGGTGGCAAACCACAGTTGCAACGGGATGAAGCCCAACGGTCCATTGGCATGGCCATGCAAAATTTGATGTTGGCGGCCAAGGCCATGGGCTATGATAGCTGTCCCATGATCGGCTTTGACCTCCAAAAGGTAGCCGAGTTGGTCAAATTACCCGCTGACTATGCCATTGGCCCCATGGTGGCGATCGGTAAACGCACCGAAGATGCCCGGGCAAAAGGCGGTCAAACTCCCCTGGAAGAATTGGTCTGGGAAAACTCCTTTGCCTAACTAAGGTTTGGTGTTTAGCAATTTAGTGTTGAGTGGCTAATTGCTGAACCCGCTCCGACTCCCATTTAACGCTTACTTCTCACCCCTAACTCCTGCTGTTCAACGAAATTTTGCTTGATTAACACCTCTATGCGTACTCATTATTGCGGCGACCTACGGACAACCCATCTGGGGGAGACAGTGACCCTCTACGGTTGGGTCGATCGCCGTCGGGATCATGGTGGCGTAATTTTCCTTGACCTGCGCGATCGCCAGGGCATAGTGCAAATCGCCAGTAGTCCTGACCAAACCCCCGCTTCCTATCCAGTGGCGGAAGGATTACGTAATGAATACGTGGTGCAAGTTACCGGTGTGGTCAGTAAACGTCCCCCGGAATCATTGAACGAAAAAATTCCCACCGGGGAAATTGAGATCTATGCCGACAGCATTATCTTGCTCAACGGCGTCAATCAACAATTACCTTTTGTGGTGTCTAGTCACGAAGCAGAACAGGTGCGGGAAGATGTGCGCCTTAAATACCGTTATCTAGATCTGCGGCGGGCTAGGTTGAGTCAAAATCTACAACTGCGGCATCAAGTGGTCAAAGCTATGCGCCGTTTCCTGGAAGATCAAGAGAATTTTCTGGAAATTGAAACCCCCATTCTCACCCGTTCCACCCCCGAAGGGGCCAGGGATTATCTTGTTCCCTCCCGAGTTAACCCAGGGGAATGGTACGCTCTGCCCCAATCGCCCCAACTGTTTAAGCAATTATTGATGGTGGCGGGGATGGATCGTTATTATCAAATTGCCCGTTGTTTTCGGGATGAAGATTTAAGAGCCGATCGCCAACCGGAATTTACCCAGTTGGATATGGAAATGAGCTTTATGGGCCAGGAGGAAATTCTTGACCTCAACGAAGCGTTAATTTGCCACATTTTCAAAGTTGTTAAAAATATCGATTTGCCCCGGCCATTTCCCCGATTGACCTATCAAGAATCAATGGCTAAGTATGGCAATGATCGCCCGGATACCCGTTTTGGTTTGGAATTGGTGGACGTTTCCGACCTGCTGGGTAACACAGGTTTTAAGGTTTTTTCCGCTGCCGTCAGTAGTGGGGGGTCCATCAAAGCTATCCGGGTGCCGGGGGGCAATGAGACTATTTCCAATGTGCGGATTAAACCCGGCGGAGATTTGTTCAAAGAAGCCACGGAAGCGGGCGCTAAGGGCATTGCCTACATTCGGGTGCGGGATAACGGAGAAATCGACACCATTGGGGCTATTAAAGAGAACCTAGATGAGGCCCAGGTAAAAACGTTACTGCAATTAACCCAAGCTGAAGCCGGAGACTTACTCCTGTTTGGTGCCGGAGACACTGCCACGGTGGATAAATCCCTTTCCCGCCTCCGGTTGGTGCTGGGAGAACAGTTGGGTTTGATCGATCCCGATGCCATTAACCTGCTTTGGATCACCGACTTCCCCATGTTCGAGTGGAATAGTGATGAAAAACGCTTTGAAGCTCTGCACCATCCTTTCACTGCGCCCCACCCCGATGATTTAGGCGATCTGAAAACTGCCCGGGCCCAGGCCTACGATTTGGTCATGAACGGCGTGGAAATTGGCGGCGGTAGTTTGCGGATTTACCAACGGGAAGTACAGGAAAAAGTTTTTGCCACCATCGGTTTATCCCCCGAAGAAGCCCACGAAAAATTTGGTTTCCTATTGGATGCGTTCGAGTATGGCACCCCTCCCCACGGCGGCATTGCCTACGGTTTAGACCGGTTAGTGATGTTGTTGGCTAAAGAAGATTCCATTCGGGATGTGATTGCTTTCCCCAAAACCCAACAGGCCAGTTGTCTGCTCACGGAAGCACCAGCGGCGGTGGATAAAAAACAACTCAAGGAATTGTCCGTGGCTTCTACTTACGTCCCTAAAGTTAAAGTGGACGACTAGGTAGCCCTGTTTTTTATTGGCCCCCATGATGGAACGTTTTTCCCCTACTACGGCTTTATGGAAAAAATTGAGCCTCTTTGACCGCACCGTGGGGGCGATCGCCATCGTTTTGGTTCTTCTAATTGCGGTGGTGCTATTACGGGGCAATCAAAGTCCCCTGATGGTAACGCAATACAGTTGGCGCAACACCAACATCGGGGCCCAAACCCAGGCCCTGACCATGACTTTTAACCATCCCGTTGACCCGGACGTAATGGAGTCAGGCTTGGTAATTGACCCACCCCTGGCGGGCAAAACCATTTGGCAGGGGCGGCGTTGGTTCTACACCCTAACGGACATCCCCCGTTATGGCACTAACTATCAATTGACCTTACCTTTACCTGCCATGGTGCGGGGTCCAAGGGGACAGGATTTCACCAGTCTGATCACCAGTCGGGCCCGGGCTTTGGCCTATATTGGTGTGGCCGGCGAAGAAAGGGGAAGGTTAATTCTCTACAACATCACCAACCCCCAACAACCCCAAAAAATTATCCTCACCCCTAAGGACCTCACCGTTCGACAGTTTCAAATTTATCCCCAAGGCGATCGCCTGATTTTCACCGCCACCGATCCGACCCGTCGGGGGGGACAACAGAATATTTTCACTGTCGCCACCGGTATTAATAACCTCAACACCCAAACTAAAGTTCTACCAGGCAAATTGGAAAGGCTTTGGGAAGACCAGGATTATGATAACCAGCGCATTGCCCTGGCTGCTAACGGCAGTATGTTAGTTATTGCTAGAGAAAATGCTCAAAATTCTGCTGACTCTGGTTTGTGGGTAGCCCCCAGTGGAGAAAATCCCAGACCTCTAGGTATTAGGGCCGAAAAATTTATTGTTGGACCCAATGGTAATTTCCTTGCAGTGGGCCAGGAGGGGGGAGTGGGTTTAATTCCCCTAATTCCGGAGGCCGGGGCGCCCCATTTTTTGGAAGCAATGGAGCAAGCCTTGGATTTTTCTGCTGATGGCAAACAATTGCTATTAAGCCAACAAAACCCAGACTTTAGCCATTCCCTAATTGTTTACGACCTGCAGGAACGCACTCAAAGGGAAGTTTTACGGGGTCCCTACCCCCTAATAAGCTGTCGTTTTGACCCCCGCTCCCAACCCAGGGCCTATTGCTTGCAGGCGGATTTTATCCAACGGGAAGGCGAGCCTGTGCAACCAGAACCCTACCTGGCGGTGATTAATTTAACCGACGGTCAAGCCCGCCCCCTCTTAGCTTTACCCAATTACCCCGAAGTTGATCTCACCGTTGCTCCCGATGGTCTGGGGTTAATGTTTGACCAGGTAGCCACAGGACCTACTCTTGGTTCCCATGATCTTCTCACCAATTCTCAAAGATCCATTGTGGATGGACGAGTTTGGTTGTTGCCCCTACCCGGAGATTTGGCCACGGAAACCGATGCGGATCCCGATCCCCAAGAATTGACCGCTGGTTTTGCTCCCCGTTGGATGCCATAGGCTCTGATCCCCACTGGATTAGGGTTATTAGGCTGTGCTGACGTCCAAAGGGTCAGATTATTTGGTACGCTAATTTAAACAGTTTGGGAATAGTAAGTAAGCGTGAACATTACGATTGGACGGGGAAAAACAGCCCGTCGAGCCTATGGTATCGACGAAATTGCACTGGTTCCCGGAGTGCGGACCTTAGACCCAGCCCTGGCCGATACCCGCTGGAAAGTGGGCGCCATTGAGCGGGAAATCCCCATTATTGCCAGCGCCATGGATGGGGTTGTGGACAGCCGCATGGCAGTACTACTATCCGAACTAGGCGCTTTGGGGGTAGTCAATTTAGAGGGCATTCAAACCCGCTACGAAGATCCCAATCCGATTTTGGACCGCATCGCTTCGGTGGGCAAAACGGAATTTGTGGGGTTAATGCAGGAACTCTACGCCGAACCCATCAAGCCGGAGTTAATTACCAAGCGCATTCAAGAAATCCAAGCCGCTGGGGGCATTGCCGCAGTTAGTCTGACTCCGGTGGGGGCATCTAAATATGCCAGTACGGTGGCCGAAGCTGGGGCGGATTTGTTATTTATCCAGGCCACAGTGGTCTCCACGGCCCACCTATCCCCCGAATCGGTGGAGAGTTTGGACCTGGTCAAGCTTTGTCAGGAAATGCCCATGCCGGTGGTGTTGGGCAATTGCGTTACCTACGAAGTCAGCCTGGAGTTGATGCGGGCCGGTGCAGCGGCGGTGCTGGTGGGTATTGGCCCCGGTGCGGCCTGTACTTCCCGGGGAGTTTTGGGAGTAGGGGTACCTCAACCGACGGCGATCGCCGATTGTGCAGCAGCCAGAGATGACTATTTGCAAGAAACGGGTCGTTACGTGCCTGTCATTGCCGATGGGGGCATCATTACTGGTGGGGACATCTGTAAATGTATTGCCTGCGGTGCTGATGCAGTGATGATTGGTTCCCCCATTGCCAGGGCGGCGGAAGCTCCCGGCCGTGGTTTCCATTGGGGTATGGCCACCCCCAGTCCCGTATTACCCCGGGGTACTCGCATCAACGTCGGTACCACTGGCACCATTCGGGAAATTTTAGTAGGGCCCGCCAAATTGGATGACGGCACCCATAATCTACTGGGGGCAATAAAAACTAGCATGGGCACCCTAGGAGCCAAAGATATGAAAGAGATGCAACAGGTGGATGTGGTCATTGCCCCTTCCCTGCTCACGGAGGGTAAGGTTTACCAAAAAGCCCAACAGTTGGGTATGGGTAAGTAATTCTTGCCATTGCAACTATCAACCCCCTGGGATTATTCTGGGGGGATTTTTATTGGGTTTATTTGTTACCCTGGTCTGGGCCTTGTTGACCAATGCCCCACCACTACCCGCTATTACCCCGCCGCTGTGAAACACTGGAAAACTTACCTAGTTTTAGTCCTATTGGCGATCGCCATGTTGTTACCGTTGCTGTGGTTGGTAGCTACGGCGTTGAAGGCCCCGACGGAGGATGTCTTTGGGGGTTTGGGACAATTGTTACCCCGGCAACCCAACCTGGGGAATTTTATCAAGGTTTGGCAAGACTATCCCTTTGGCCGTTACCTATTCAACAGCGTGGTGGTGTCCAGCATCACTGTGGCCCTTAACTTGTTTTTTTGCGCCCTGGCCGCCTATCCCCTGGCCCGTTTAAACTTTGTCGGTCGGGACATGACCCTAGCGGCGATCGTGGCCACGTTGATGATTCCTTTCCAGTTAATCATGATTCCCCTCTACATTCTGGCAGTGAATTTAGGGCTCAGGAATAGCTACGTGGGCATTATCTTCCCCAGCCTTGCTTCTGCCTTTGGTATTTTTCTGCTCCGGCAAGCTTTCCAAGGGGTGCCCAAGGAATTGGAAGAAGCGGGCCGCATCGATGGTTGTCGAGAACTGGGTATTTGGTGGCACATTATGATTCCGGCCATTCGCCCTGCCCTGGTAACCCTAGCTATTTTTGTTTTTATCGGTGCCTGGAGCGATTTTCTCTGGCCACTGATTGTGCTCGATCAACCAGAATATTACACATTGCCTTTGGGCGTTGCTCAATTATCTAGTGCTTTGGATTTTGACTGGCGGCTCATTGCAGCGGCTTCCGTGATTGCTATTGCTCCCATTATCGTACTATTTCTGTTTGTGCAACGTTATATCATCCCCTCCGAGGCCAGCAGTGGAGTCAAAGGGTAGAGCCATTTTCTTCGGTAAAAGTTAGTCCAGCATAGTCAATTAACCGGTGAATTAAATCCTGACCAAAGCTAGCCGCAGGGGTCCAGAAACCGCCTTGGAGAGATGATTTGGGTCTGTCTTTGGCTAAACATAATGCGGCTTGGGCTAATATTTTTGCCGTGGAACCATAGCCGGGGTCTTGATCCCCTGTAACTTTGACCATGGTGGATTGGCCAGAGGCAGTTTCTCCCCAAAAGCGTAAATCATAAAAGCCCTGCTGTTGAGCTTCTTCAGTGGGGCCTTCCCCTGGTTTAGGTAGGATTTGGAGTAACAACCATCGACTGGGGCCGATCGCCAAAGCCAAGGCCATAAGATCCAAACTCCATTTAATGCCCTGGGCTGCTAACCAACCGATTATCCCTGGCCCCGTTAAGATGCCTTCCTCATATTGGAACCCTTCACCATAGACTTCGTTTTGGAGGGTATTGGAACGTAAAACAATGGGAGTGTTGATCCCTGCCATGACAAAGGGGGCAGTCCATCCGGAAAAGATGGGGTCATTTTGCACGGGGATGAGGCTGGGGGGATGGTCAGACCGGTGATCAGGTTTAAAGCAAAGGATGTAAGGATTGCGGAGGGCCTGGCGGGTGGAAGGATCGGCGATCGCCTCTTGAATCAGGTTGATGCCACTGGCGATCGTGCCTCCGGAAATGCCACCTTGGCAAGCTTTAACCCCCATTTTGACCCGGATGCAAGGTTCCCCCCAACGCCGTTGACTTTGTTGTTGTAAGTAATACACCCCGAGGTCAGAAGGAATGGAATCGAAGCCGCAACAATGGACAATGCGAGCCCCTGATTGCTTGGCGATCGCCTCATATTTTTGGATCATTTGTTGTACCCATTGGACTTCCCCAGTCAGATCGCAGTAATCTGTGCCGGTAATGGCACAAACCCGGACTAGGGTTTCTCCATAAAGGGCATAGGGGCCGACTGTGGAAACCACAACTTTGGTTTGGGAGCACAGTGTAGTGACAGCGGCTTCGTCTTTGATATCAACCACAAAGGTGGGCAAATGGGCAGCTTGAGGGCCAAGGGATTGAACCAAACGGTCAAGTTTAGCTTGGGAACGGCCGGCGATCGCCCAGTTTTTTGCTGCTGCAGTTTCCCAGTGGGACAACAAATAGCGGCAAACAATCCCACCGACAAATCCCGTCGCACCCACAATTATCAGGTCATATGGCAATGGCTTCGTCATAGAGTTTAACGGTAGTTGAAAGGTTGAATGGGATACAAAGCTGACTATGGGATAGTCTGGATTGATATACTGACGGTCGAGTCTTAAATTTGCCTAATGTTATTTGCCCATGAGGCTTCCAGGATGATGTGCCCCCAGAAATGGTTTAAACGATTATTACCCATGGTTTTGGGTGTTTGCTGTTTGCTAACCGGCTGTGTGGATTATGACGTGGGCATTCGTTTTCCAGAGCAACATTATGGGGAAATTGTCCAACACATTACCCTGGGGGAACAACTAACTACCCTGAGCCAAGCAGAAGCCGATCGTTGGCTCAAAAGTTTAGACCAGCGGGCTAAGGACTTAAACGGTCACACGGATCGCCCGTCGGAGGAAACCCTTGTGATAACCATTCCTTTTGGTAGCGGCCAGGAGTTGGTGGAAAAGTTCAATCGCTTTTTTAATCCCCAACCCCCCAAAGGAAGGCGATCGCCAGAGCCAGACCAGTTGGATTTGCTTAATTTGAAAGCGGAACTCGCACTAGAGCAAAGTAATTGGTTATTAGCAGACCGCAATCATCTCAAGTTAACCGTTGACCTGCGGGCCCTAGGGGTTTTATCCAACCAAGGCAACATTATCCTTAGTCCCGGCTCCCTAATTAACCTCAATTTTGATTTGCAAACTCCCTTAACTCTCCAAACTCCCAATGCTCCGGGGGAAGAATTAGGCACAGAAGTGCCTGGGCAATGGCAGTTAAAACCTGGACAAATTAACGTTATTGAAACGACCTTTTTTGTGCCTAGTTATTTGGCGATCGGGACAATTTTAATTATCATCCTTTGTTTAGGGGGTTTTTATCTCAAATATGGCCGTTGGCCCGGAGTGCTTGATAGCAAAGTTGAGGGAGTTTAAGAACGTGTTTGAAAAGTCCCCCTAATCCCCCCAAAATTTGGAGAGAAACTGAGTAAAAGTTACCCTCGTACCGCCGGAGCGTTAGTAAGGAGATTTAGGGGGCGGAATAAAATTTTCCAAATACGTTCTAAATCCTTAAACTTTAATCAAAAATTGTCAGGTTGCCATTAGCGCCCTAGGGTTAACTCCTCTTTTTTAACCAAAATGCCCCGGGGTCGCCATACCATTAACACCATTAAAATTAGCCCGATGACCATAACCCGTAAAGCTCCAGCTTGACTCTGGTCTAAAAAAGCAATTTGGGGCAATAAAAACCTGGTGAGGGAATCATAGGCCCAAAAAATAATGGTGCCTAACACCGTGCCTACATTACTGTCAGCTCCCCCCAGCACCACAATAATTCAAGCGTTAAAAATCAACAACGTGTCAAAATTACCCGGGTAAATACTGGTCAAATGCCAAGCAAATAATGCCCCCACCAAACTGGCGATCGCCATAATAGTTGTCTCCCAAGGAGAACTGTTTTTGACAGAAGATCCAACCCGATGGAGATGATAGTTTCGTAAATATGTTTTAGGTCTGATGTCGCAAATCACTCTTTCCAGATAAGGTTAGTTGCTCCTCTGATCCCAATGAGTTGATAGCAAGGAAGTTTTCATTATTGTGGCGATACAAACCAACTAGACTTGATCTACCACCACAGTCTGATTTTCATCGTCTTCCGGATTTGGCCCCGAGCGTTTGCGCCATTCCTGGGCCAAAATGCCATACTTGGGTGCACCAATCATGGCTATTACGAATAGCGTTGTCAGGATAACCACAATCATGCCCCCGGTCGAAACATCAAAGTGATAGCTCAAATAGGTGCCAAGCACACAGGACAGTACACTGCTGACGACCGAGTACCAAAGCATATGATCAAAGCGATCGCTGAGCAGATAGCCAATGGATCCTGGAGTGACCAGCATGGAAATTACTAAAATAATGCCCGCTGTTTGTAAAGCCGCCACAATGGTGAGGGCCAGAACCGACAACAGCGTGTAATACATCACTTGGGTGCGTAGACCGATCGCCTTGGCATGGTTTGGATCAAAACAAAACAAGAGCAGGTCCTTGCGGCGCAACAAAATCACGATTAGGGTAATGGAGCCAGCAATCAAGGTTTGGATGATGTCTTGTTGAGAAATGCCCAGCACATTGCCAAACAGAATATGGAATAGGTCAACATTACTAGGAATTTTGGTCACCAACACTAATCCAAGGGCAAAAAATCCCGTAAAGACAATGCCAATGACTGCATCCTCCTTTAACCGGGTTTTAGACTTGACGTAACCGATCGCCACCGTTGCCCCAAAGCCAAAGGTAAAAGCTCCAATGGCAAAGGGAATATTCAAGGCATAGGCCAGCACTACACCGGGGACCACTGCATGGGAAATGGCATCCCCCATTAAGGACCAACCTTTGAGAGTGATGTAGCAAGAGAGCACCGCACACACTAGTCCCACAAAGGCGCTCACCCAAATTGCCCGGATTAAAAATTCATATTGCAAAGGCTCCACTAACCAATGCCAAAAGGGAAAGGCCACCACTAACTGATTCACGCATCTACCTCTGTCGATTCAAACATCTGATTCAGACTCAGCATTGGTAGCCCACCAAAAGTCAGTTCCAAATTTTCTTTGGTGAAGGTTTCTTCAGTTTTACCCTGGGCCAAAATAGTGCGGTTGAGCAGAATGGTGTGGTCACAAAAGGTGGAAATGGAGGCCAAATCATGGGTAGAAATCAGAATGGTGTGCCCCTCATCCCGCAGTTCCATGAGTAAATCAATCATGCCTTTTTCTGTTTTCACATCAACCCCGGTAAAAGGCTCATCTAACAGAATTACCTTGCCTTCCTGGGCCAAGGCCCGGGCCAAAAATGCCCGCTTCTTTTGACCGCCGGAAAGTTCCCCAATTTGGCGATCGCGGTATTTCACCATGCCCACCCGCTCTAGACTTTCCATCACCAAACGACGGTCTTTGGCGCTAGGAATACGCAACACATTCATATAGCCATAGCGCCCCATCATCACCACATCAAACACACTGACCGGAAAGTTCCAGTCCACCTCATCAGCTTGGGGAACGTAGGCCATCAACTGTTGCTTTTGGGCCTTTTGTACGGAAAAGCCACCAATGCGTACCCGTCCCTGACTCGGTTGCAAAAACCCCATGATGGATTTGAACAGAGTCGATTTACCACTGCCATTGGGCCCCACCAGGGCGGTAATGGTGCCGGGTTCAACGGTGCAGGTAGCGTTATAAAGGGCCAAACGGGCGTTGTTATAGGTAACGCTGACACCATCGACGGATATATCAAGACGAGATAGGGTGGCTGCCATGGCAAAAGAGGGGTTCAGATTTTAGGTAGTGGTAAATCGTCAAGATTAAGTCCAGTTGATTACAGAAAAACTCAACGTGTCAAAACACAAAGTTGTTTTCATTGCTGGGCATTGGTACCGGCCAAAAGACCGTTGGTAATCACCCGGGCATCATATTCCAGCAAATCTAAAAAGGTGGGCACAGGGCCTTCCTCTGTGGAAAGGGAGTCAACATAGAGATTGCCGCCAAAGCGAGCGCCGGTGGCCTGGGCTACCTGTTTTTGCCCCTTATCGCTGACGGTACTTTCACAAAAGATTGTTGGTACATTATTGGTTTTCACCTCCTCAATCACGGTTTGCACTTGCTTGGGGGTAAACTGCTGTTCGGCATTAATTGGCCACATGTAAATCTCCTCCATACCGTAATCTCTGGCCAAATAGGAAAACGCTCCTTCGCAACTCACCAAAAACCGCTGGTTGGCGGGCACTTGTTCCAAATCCGCTCCCAGTTGGCGATCGATCGCCTTTAACTGCTCGCTGTAGACTGCTGCATTGGCGTTGTAATATTTGGCATTGTCCGGGTCAAGTTCGAC
The genomic region above belongs to Synechocystis sp. PCC 6803 substr. PCC-P and contains:
- a CDS encoding 2-phosphosulfolactate phosphatase family protein, which produces MEIFVYHTPELTPDQSLPDCAVVIDVLRATTTIATALKVGAEAVQVFSSLDDLMATSESWPGEKRLRAGERGGAAVAGYDLGNSPLDCTSELMAGKRLFLSTTNGTRALQRVKDCPQLVTASLVNRGAAVDYLAQTQPKTVWLLGSGWEGGYSLEDTVCAGAIASLLREKGIDFTVGNDEVVAAQSLYRQWRSDLLNLFKQASHGQRLLKLDRLEDLRYCATEDLIDILPKQVSPGVLTAA
- a CDS encoding nitroreductase family protein, which produces MDTFDAIYQRRSVKHFDPDHRLTAEEERKLLEAAIQAPTSFNIQHWRFLIIRDPQLRQTIREKYGNQAQMTDASLLILVAADVNAWDKDPARYWRNAPREVANYLVGAIASFYGGKPQLQRDEAQRSIGMAMQNLMLAAKAMGYDSCPMIGFDLQKVAELVKLPADYAIGPMVAIGKRTEDARAKGGQTPLEELVWENSFA
- the aspS gene encoding aspartate--tRNA ligase, with translation MRTHYCGDLRTTHLGETVTLYGWVDRRRDHGGVIFLDLRDRQGIVQIASSPDQTPASYPVAEGLRNEYVVQVTGVVSKRPPESLNEKIPTGEIEIYADSIILLNGVNQQLPFVVSSHEAEQVREDVRLKYRYLDLRRARLSQNLQLRHQVVKAMRRFLEDQENFLEIETPILTRSTPEGARDYLVPSRVNPGEWYALPQSPQLFKQLLMVAGMDRYYQIARCFRDEDLRADRQPEFTQLDMEMSFMGQEEILDLNEALICHIFKVVKNIDLPRPFPRLTYQESMAKYGNDRPDTRFGLELVDVSDLLGNTGFKVFSAAVSSGGSIKAIRVPGGNETISNVRIKPGGDLFKEATEAGAKGIAYIRVRDNGEIDTIGAIKENLDEAQVKTLLQLTQAEAGDLLLFGAGDTATVDKSLSRLRLVLGEQLGLIDPDAINLLWITDFPMFEWNSDEKRFEALHHPFTAPHPDDLGDLKTARAQAYDLVMNGVEIGGGSLRIYQREVQEKVFATIGLSPEEAHEKFGFLLDAFEYGTPPHGGIAYGLDRLVMLLAKEDSIRDVIAFPKTQQASCLLTEAPAAVDKKQLKELSVASTYVPKVKVDD
- a CDS encoding GuaB3 family IMP dehydrogenase-related protein, which translates into the protein MNITIGRGKTARRAYGIDEIALVPGVRTLDPALADTRWKVGAIEREIPIIASAMDGVVDSRMAVLLSELGALGVVNLEGIQTRYEDPNPILDRIASVGKTEFVGLMQELYAEPIKPELITKRIQEIQAAGGIAAVSLTPVGASKYASTVAEAGADLLFIQATVVSTAHLSPESVESLDLVKLCQEMPMPVVLGNCVTYEVSLELMRAGAAAVLVGIGPGAACTSRGVLGVGVPQPTAIADCAAARDDYLQETGRYVPVIADGGIITGGDICKCIACGADAVMIGSPIARAAEAPGRGFHWGMATPSPVLPRGTRINVGTTGTIREILVGPAKLDDGTHNLLGAIKTSMGTLGAKDMKEMQQVDVVIAPSLLTEGKVYQKAQQLGMGK
- a CDS encoding carbohydrate ABC transporter permease; its protein translation is MKHWKTYLVLVLLAIAMLLPLLWLVATALKAPTEDVFGGLGQLLPRQPNLGNFIKVWQDYPFGRYLFNSVVVSSITVALNLFFCALAAYPLARLNFVGRDMTLAAIVATLMIPFQLIMIPLYILAVNLGLRNSYVGIIFPSLASAFGIFLLRQAFQGVPKELEEAGRIDGCRELGIWWHIMIPAIRPALVTLAIFVFIGAWSDFLWPLIVLDQPEYYTLPLGVAQLSSALDFDWRLIAAASVIAIAPIIVLFLFVQRYIIPSEASSGVKG
- a CDS encoding trans-acting enoyl reductase family protein, which codes for MTKPLPYDLIIVGATGFVGGIVCRYLLSHWETAAAKNWAIAGRSQAKLDRLVQSLGPQAAHLPTFVVDIKDEAAVTTLCSQTKVVVSTVGPYALYGETLVRVCAITGTDYCDLTGEVQWVQQMIQKYEAIAKQSGARIVHCCGFDSIPSDLGVYYLQQQSQRRWGEPCIRVKMGVKACQGGISGGTIASGINLIQEAIADPSTRQALRNPYILCFKPDHRSDHPPSLIPVQNDPIFSGWTAPFVMAGINTPIVLRSNTLQNEVYGEGFQYEEGILTGPGIIGWLAAQGIKWSLDLMALALAIGPSRWLLLQILPKPGEGPTEEAQQQGFYDLRFWGETASGQSTMVKVTGDQDPGYGSTAKILAQAALCLAKDRPKSSLQGGFWTPAASFGQDLIHRLIDYAGLTFTEENGSTL
- a CDS encoding DUF3153 domain-containing protein — protein: MVLGVCCLLTGCVDYDVGIRFPEQHYGEIVQHITLGEQLTTLSQAEADRWLKSLDQRAKDLNGHTDRPSEETLVITIPFGSGQELVEKFNRFFNPQPPKGRRSPEPDQLDLLNLKAELALEQSNWLLADRNHLKLTVDLRALGVLSNQGNIILSPGSLINLNFDLQTPLTLQTPNAPGEELGTEVPGQWQLKPGQINVIETTFFVPSYLAIGTILIIILCLGGFYLKYGRWPGVLDSKVEGV
- a CDS encoding metal ABC transporter permease, which produces MNQLVVAFPFWHWLVEPLQYEFLIRAIWVSAFVGLVCAVLSCYITLKGWSLMGDAISHAVVPGVVLAYALNIPFAIGAFTFGFGATVAIGYVKSKTRLKEDAVIGIVFTGFFALGLVLVTKIPSNVDLFHILFGNVLGISQQDIIQTLIAGSITLIVILLRRKDLLLFCFDPNHAKAIGLRTQVMYYTLLSVLALTIVAALQTAGIILVISMLVTPGSIGYLLSDRFDHMLWYSVVSSVLSCVLGTYLSYHFDVSTGGMIVVILTTLFVIAMIGAPKYGILAQEWRKRSGPNPEDDENQTVVVDQV
- a CDS encoding metal ABC transporter ATP-binding protein, translating into MAATLSRLDISVDGVSVTYNNARLALYNATCTVEPGTITALVGPNGSGKSTLFKSIMGFLQPSQGRVRIGGFSVQKAQKQQLMAYVPQADEVDWNFPVSVFDVVMMGRYGYMNVLRIPSAKDRRLVMESLERVGMVKYRDRQIGELSGGQKKRAFLARALAQEGKVILLDEPFTGVDVKTEKGMIDLLMELRDEGHTILISTHDLASISTFCDHTILLNRTILAQGKTEETFTKENLELTFGGLPMLSLNQMFESTEVDA